The window TTCCCGGGGATTTGCGAACCTGGCTACGTTCGTCGCGCGTTGCCGGCACCTTGTCGCCGCCGGCGGCGTGCTCGCGGCGATGAAGGGCGCGTACCCCGCCGAGGAGCTCGCCGAGGTGCACGATGGCTGCGATTGC is drawn from Dehalococcoidia bacterium and contains these coding sequences:
- a CDS encoding class I SAM-dependent methyltransferase, with product SRGFANLATFVARCRHLVAAGGVLAAMKGAYPAEELAEVHDGCDCSDVRRLRVPLLAAERHLVLCRPGA